The following proteins are co-located in the Candidatus Methylomirabilota bacterium genome:
- a CDS encoding hydantoinase B/oxoprolinase family protein yields the protein MALDRITVSVIQHRLESIVQEMGEAMLRTAYSQILNSSRDFSTAVFDGQGRLAAQAEHVPIHVGALPWAVTAITTDFAGRIRPGDMYLLNDPYHGGNHLPDLTVLLPVFVGERLAFWSINRAHQSDIGGATHGAYNPGATEIWQEGLRIPPLKLYDAGTLRDDVMNMVATNVRHPRDFLGDLRAMMGSARVGERRLLKLVDEYGIEMSTLAVGEVLDSAERQSRACIRQWKDGVYRGLSILDDDGHGIEDIKLRATVTKKGDSLIVDLTECDPQVIGFVNSSYPNTMSAVHMALAYLIDPRIPKNEGTFRPVEVKAKQGTIVWPYPPAPVTLATNHCAQEVAEAVIKALAGACPERALAGWSRRFRIAISGKNPRSGRPFIWHLFHARGGGGASSAGDGWETAGEGQAAGGIKFGSVEVAEARFPLFFKNHEFRPDSAGDGRFRGGVGSVLELRMETTEPARGNTAGDGVRHPSYGLLGGKDGLPHRYVMVAGGKRRVLKTKEAGVPIPPGAVFDIVSAGGGGWGKPVRRDPEARAADLENGFVTRRGSAGAISRPPQTNDSRVKNLYAKSRTAGAMSRPPQTNDRRARNRNAKSRMGR from the coding sequence ATGGCGCTCGACCGAATCACCGTCTCCGTCATCCAGCATCGCCTCGAATCCATCGTCCAGGAGATGGGCGAAGCCATGCTGCGCACGGCGTATTCGCAGATCCTGAACTCGAGCCGCGACTTCTCGACGGCCGTCTTCGACGGCCAGGGCCGACTGGCCGCCCAGGCCGAGCATGTGCCCATCCATGTCGGCGCGCTCCCGTGGGCGGTCACGGCCATCACCACCGACTTCGCCGGGCGCATCCGTCCCGGGGACATGTACCTGCTCAATGATCCGTACCACGGCGGCAATCACCTGCCCGACCTGACCGTGCTCCTGCCCGTCTTCGTGGGCGAGCGCCTGGCCTTCTGGTCCATCAACCGCGCCCACCAGAGCGACATCGGCGGCGCCACCCACGGCGCCTACAATCCCGGCGCCACGGAGATCTGGCAGGAGGGCCTCCGCATCCCTCCCCTCAAGCTCTACGACGCCGGCACCCTGCGGGACGACGTCATGAACATGGTGGCCACCAATGTCCGCCACCCGCGCGACTTTCTGGGCGATCTCCGAGCCATGATGGGCTCCGCGCGGGTCGGCGAGCGGCGACTTCTCAAGCTGGTGGACGAGTACGGCATCGAGATGTCGACCCTGGCCGTGGGCGAAGTGCTCGACTCCGCCGAGCGGCAGAGTCGCGCGTGCATCCGGCAATGGAAGGACGGCGTGTACCGGGGCCTGTCCATTCTCGACGACGACGGCCACGGCATCGAGGACATCAAGCTCCGCGCCACCGTCACCAAGAAGGGCGACAGTCTCATCGTGGATCTGACGGAGTGCGACCCTCAGGTCATCGGCTTTGTCAACTCGTCCTACCCGAACACGATGTCGGCGGTGCACATGGCCCTGGCGTATCTCATCGATCCACGCATCCCGAAGAACGAGGGCACCTTCCGGCCCGTCGAGGTCAAGGCGAAGCAGGGCACCATCGTGTGGCCGTATCCGCCGGCCCCGGTGACGCTCGCGACCAACCATTGCGCTCAGGAGGTTGCCGAAGCGGTGATCAAGGCGCTGGCGGGCGCCTGTCCCGAGCGCGCCCTCGCGGGGTGGTCGCGTCGCTTCCGCATCGCCATCTCCGGCAAGAACCCGCGCAGCGGGCGTCCCTTCATCTGGCATCTCTTCCACGCGCGCGGGGGCGGCGGCGCCTCGTCCGCGGGCGACGGATGGGAGACTGCGGGAGAGGGCCAGGCGGCCGGGGGGATCAAGTTCGGCAGCGTGGAAGTGGCCGAGGCGCGCTTCCCTCTGTTCTTCAAGAACCACGAGTTCCGGCCGGATTCGGCGGGCGACGGCCGCTTTCGTGGCGGCGTGGGGTCGGTCCTCGAGCTGCGCATGGAGACGACGGAGCCGGCGCGCGGCAATACCGCGGGCGACGGGGTGCGCCATCCCTCCTACGGCCTCCTCGGCGGCAAGGACGGGCTTCCTCACCGCTACGTGATGGTTGCGGGCGGCAAGCGGCGCGTGCTCAAGACCAAGGAGGCGGGCGTCCCGATTCCCCCGGGCGCCGTCTTCGACATCGTCTCCGCGGGGGGCGGCGGATGGGGCAAGCCTGTCCGGCGCGATCCTGAGGCGCGCGCGGCCGATCTCGAGAACGGCTTCGTGACGCGTAGGGGGAGTGCGGGGGCCATAT